Sequence from the Nilaparvata lugens isolate BPH chromosome 10, ASM1435652v1, whole genome shotgun sequence genome:
ACGTCATCTTCGAATGCTTTAGTTGAAAAATCCTCTTCTGTAATTGGCTTTCGTTGTTTCAAGTTTAGCTTTAGGTTGTATCTGTGCCAATCAAGCTTGTAGTGTTGTCTTTGTGATAATATATCTCGAAATTCTACCTTGCAGAAAGAACATGATTTTTTCTGGAATTCTTTATTGTCCACTGGAGGCACCACAGAACTGGAAATATCATTCACTGTTAGGTTGGAAGGTTGTTTTGTTTTCATAAATTGTGAAACCCTAACCCCACTCAAAAGTTCATTGAAAGTTTCACTATAAATTGATATTGTTCTTACTTCCATTATAGTAGAATAAATAACTAAGGAAGATTAAAACATAACACTTTTAAAAGTATTAAAAGTCGTTTAAAGTCTAGTAAAAGTATCTTTAAACGGAATAATGATaagaaaatacaaaacaaaactCATGGTCAGAACATAACCTCAACTTTTCAGCTCAGCTGTTTTGACTTTGAAGTTTGAAACACCTGATTTCTTGTCCGTATTTTGTGCTGGTGACTTGATATAGAAATTCACCATCTTGGTTTAGTACAGAATTCAAATAGATTATCCGATTATGATAGTTGATTTTACCAtttatcatttgaatatttttagaaaataagCAACATTATTTCTTGCCGGCAAGTCAGATCTCGAAAATCTACTTTGGTGCGTAATATGGTAATTTTCAAACTGCCAAATGGTAACACTGTCTGTCtggatttttatgaattttaggttatgttcattttTACGAAAAACAATCGGCATTGGAGAATAGATGTAGATTTTTTGAATGCCTTTTAATTTTTGAGTTTATAAGTTGATTAATGAAGATTTGTCTAGCAAAATGAAGAGTAGCCCTGCTGCTGTTAGTATTTACTGTTTTCTTTTAGGAGCTAGCTCGGCTGTGATTCTCTTGTTTCAATTTATCAGTGAACCCCTTTTCCGCAGTTACTTATCTgtcattatttatattttaccaataaattatattcttctcAATTTTGCAATTCATGCATTAACTAGGAAATTCCTTTGTCAGGTAAGTTTGCTAACTTTattttcttgtttgaaatatgtGTAGCCAAGTTGAATATTGTTTGTTGCCCAATTACAATATTCACTCAAGTACCTAAGCTATGTTTTTCCTAAATATGATTGTTATaaacatattcaattatttttgttagtagcttacagaataaattgtatactgttcaagttcaaattattcttataatttttatttttgggtGCAATTCCTTAGCATCTCCTTGAGCCGCTTGAGTAGAGTCGCTGCGGCTGGTTCCCTGaagcacataacctataatttcaTAGGACTCAATGACTTATTAGATATGAATCAAGAAAGCTGTAAAGTAGCCTTTCAGTTCATCTTCCGCGTTACGCGTTCATCATAAAGTtgatacaaaataaacattttaagaATTCTAGAATCTTATGATTTTAAAGATTATGTACTTTATCTGCGGCCGCTTTAACCACGCGACTTAAGCCGCGTGGCTCTAGTCGTTGCTAGGAAATTATTGTATGTCAACTGAAAAAAATGGCCTTCCAGATAAAAAgagatttttgatgaatttcaagaaCCGTTGGTAGGTCCATGCAGTACTGATATACTTGCTGATGCCCCCATAGGTTCAAGCTCCAGGCTTGTCCATGGCTAATGATAAACATAATAAGAATAGAGAACCTACAGCTTTTTTATCTTTCGAAGTACCAGTAATATTTTACCTCGTCAGCTCAAGTCGTCTCCTTGTCAACGTAGGAAGCACATGTATTTCTCATCTTACCTGAGTAATTAAAATTGCTCTTTAGTCTAGCTTTAAATCTAGATTGCAATGTATGAGAAAACCTGAATGATTAGGTATTAGCGCGGCTACGGGCTTGACTgcttttcaaataatcaatattactTGCTCATTTACCTGAGTTATAAAATTCCGTTTTTGAGAGTACGTAAGTCCGTAACTGatatttccattcataaataaattaacgTGATTGAATTCTCTGCTGATATTTTTTAGGTATTTCTTCGCAAGTATATTATAAACAACTGATCAGTGATCAACTTAATTTTTCCTTTTTATCAGAGCTTAAATTACTTCCAGGTTGGAGTTAGAGCAGCATTCCTTGGTTTCATATTTTGCCTTGGACTGCATGTATCAGCATTAGCTAATGAAACATGGGACATCTTTGGTTGGTGAGTAACTATAAAATGTTACATAAAATTGATTAATGTTTTACTTATCATTAATGAGTTATTATTAGAAAGAAAGCGTTAAAAATTGAGAGCAAAGAGATTTTAAactcttgaaaaaatatttacccAAGATTCTGAAACTCATAAAAGCGACCAAAAAATGATACTGTTGATTTACATTGATCATTGTCCACTAATAACTTTGCTCTCAATTTTTAACGCTTTTTTCctaataatatttacaatttaattcaatttacaatttcccctattatttattttaaagttgGGCTACTAATTTTTCAACTGATTGGAAAATACTATTTTTATCCATTAATGACACAAACACAAaatcatagaatattatttattctatctacaaatattttattaccaaTTTATTTTGCAGGTACTTATGCTTCATGGCGTTCTTCCATTACTCAGAATTTCTGACCATAGCGCTAACAAATCCTGAGAGTCTATCCATCAGTTCATTCATCCTTAACCACAGCACTGAATACAAGGTAGCGGCTGTCAGTAGTTGGATTGAATTCTTCTTTGAGCTGTGGCTTTATCCAggtataaaatctttaaaagcttacttaattattattaaacgaaattctcaattaaattatgtaaatcTCAGTTAAAtgctgttaataataattatttattaattagcatttgaacaaatgcaacttccaatgtGTTTCCATCTGTTAGTAGAAAAGCTTACTTCTTACTCTTACTCTAGtattttagtatttatttaattaattagatCCATAAAAGGGATCACTAAAGTGAAGCCCACTGAGACACGTCAagaaaatgtgagaaaacaGTTGCCCTAAGGCAGAAATCAAATAAGATAATAAGCACTCACCACACTGCTCTCCTACATATAGAACTCATGGAGCGAGAAGAGAGGGTGATCCGTCAGCAGGCTCTTCAGAGCCCATCGAAATCTACATCCAACAAGACATGGTCACCAAcaggacaacatcaccaacaagacACGATCACCAACAGGTATACTGAACTTAGGTATATCAAGTTCCTTTACAAACGGTTTAGCGGTGTACAAGTTTCAGaaagatatttattattacttatcattaaattttaaatgtatcttgtttttctgtaactgggcacccgccgaaaaaccttcgggtttggcaattgtttgaattgtgaataaaaattttgattttattttatttattactaaTATTGCTGAAAATTTACTATTTACTACAGATTGTGAATTAACATCATATTGCACTTATTTTGCAGGTATGAAAACATTCAGGTACGTGAGCCTGTTTGGATTACTGATGTGCTTATTCGGCGAGGGGCTTCGGAAGTTGGCCATGCTAACTGCCAAGAAAAACTTCAACCATATTGTTCAGGACGAACACAAGGAAGGGCACAGTCTGGTCACAACCGGGGTCTACAGTCTGTTTCGGCATCCCAGCTATGTCGGCTGGTTTTATTGGTCGATTGGAACTCAGGTTAGTGAACTGCCGTTTCATCTTATCTCTATCGATAACTGGAGCTTCATTTTATCTTCAAactacatttattataaaagttaTAAAACACCAGTTATCAAACTGCAGTAAATTATACGACAGTTATCAAACTACATTTATTATACTACAGTTATCATCGATAACTGGAGTTTTATCTTTGAATCGTCTGATAATTTGCTATTGTTGCATGGTTGAATCATCCCAagcaaaataaaaatcatgtttttggactcggggaccttgaaatgtacagaaaacttgaaatcagggtaccttaattttttttggaaagcaatactttccttacctatggtaatagggctagGAAACTAAAAAGAGTTGAACTGTAGTAAGGtccaatttttccaaaaatctcccccccccccaaaattcaGCCTCATGTCGCAACTTGCGACATCAAAACATGCTGTGGGCACCCCTGGGTCCAAATTAATGACAATATTTatgacaatatttatttattttaatgacagtatttgataaacattggtgttgctatacttgtctatcatttgacaaagcagatagcactatccttttctagatttgcaacgttgccagatagttttataacaatgtagaaatataattaattaaggaaatattatttaatctcaattgcaaaaatgtattattaaatcttaaaaaaaaaattgtatagtcgaaaatatataattcattatttttaatataaagagaaagaagaactaatcagagaagcctttttttaaaatatccttctctgattagttctcgtggatttaatcatgattaaaattcaacaatattttgtgcaaccgggcttaaATGTTCCCATCATTGCACAGCTGTTTAGTGGCATTGATCTttaccacggtatttagatgaaaatataatatttcttctatataccgtgatcTTTACTGTGACTTAGTGCCATATGCTAATACTACGTTCACGGTATTTTgatgaagtatttttttaaataccgTGACTACGTTTAACACTAagccacgtttacttgtagataagtttgcatttatcataatgtgtttcatacggggtttaaacgaacagctgacatttctccgtttaaaccgagtatctgcatacgggcccTACACGTTCTGTTCGCagctttattttttcaatagttgGGAGCAAATATCAATTTAAGTATCTGATAGCTTTCTATAATTTTTCCTATTCATTGCTTGTTTTTTGCAGTTGATTCTGCTGAACCCATTCTGCATAGTAGCGTACACTCTGGCCAGCTGGAAGTTCTTCCACGATAGAGTGACCATTGAAGAGGTGACTCTGTTGTCATTTTTCGGCGAAGCCTACATCGATTACCAGAAGTCGGTACCCACGGGTCTGCCCTTCATAAATGGCTACATCTTGACTGATGAATAGGCCCACATCCAAGTGAGATATCTTGAGTAACTAACCGTAATAAAATCACTGACCGCCGGTTCAACCAAGCCCGGTCGAGAGATTTGTACTTGATCAAACAAGGTACGCTtaaaggtagacgcacacagatcgtcatcggacggacggcacgcatcggacggatcggatgattaatttaatgcattgttttcaattggaattttcAGTTTGGAGTCAGCAGAGCTGGCATGAACATCACTTTTTGGAGCTCCTGTGTTAAGTtacaaaaaagtgttttttttttctttgaattttgaGTTGAGTGTTACACCATCTTGTTGGTATTGAAAAGCTGAAGAagtgtgcaaaatttcaagtcagtAGGACTTAGGGTTCCtaagttataagtgttttgAGTGCTTGATTTTTGCTCTGCCTATGCTTTAGCATAGGAAGATCATCTGAATTACTGTTTGGCCTGTATTGTGAGTGGGTTTGTACTTTTTGATCTGGTTTTTGACTATGTTATAGTGCTTAAGGTCTACTTTGAAGTGTCATTGGTCTCACTCCTTAATTACCTGCCCTTAGGGCAGGAGAATTTTTTTAAGTTCCAGTGAATTTAATGACCTAAATAAGAAATGGTAAGAATAATGTTTTAGGAAGAAGAAAGTGACAGTAATTTCATTAGTGGCCTATCAACTCTTGTCTATCAAAGAGCAAGCTTGCTTTTTGATAAGAAAAATTAGaggtagaataaattaattttaattctttttTATAGTGGCAAAAAAAGTGCAAGCCATTTTTGTAGTTGCATTTTTTGGACTTGTAATTTTTTCAGACAGTTGTGAGTGATttcagtaataaataatttttagtttAACTGGATTTCACTAATAAATAGTTTTTAGGTAAATTAGCATTTCACTAATAGATGTTTTATAGTTTAATTAATAGTACTGACTTCTTTCTGTCAGCTATTTTTGGACttgtaaaattttaattgttATTTTCTTGTTTAATAGGGATACATAGGATAGTAGTTTCACTAATTAATGGTTTTTAGATTAATTTGAGGGTGCAATTCTtaatatttacaattatttatattctatctttattatagtattagaATGTCGTTAAATGCTAATATAATTCACTAATTAGCATCTTCTGATGAAACTTTCTGGTTTCACCCCCACAACCACCATTTTTGTTATCTCACCCCTCAACCCCTAAAGGGTGATTTGAACTTGCGAGGGTGGGAGGTTACCCCTCTCTTATGATTTAGGTGGAGGATTGTGGAATCACATTATTCCAACCACCACAGGTTGCGTCCCCCCCCCCGTTTCTGAGCTAAGGGTAGTTGAATTTTTTGAGAGCACCCAGTGGGGTAAGGGTTGAGATTCCCACTACCCCTCTTCCCAAAAAAAATTTCCTCTTACCCTTATTAGTTATCTAGTTATTCTCATCCTACCCCCCCCCACCCCTTTCCATTATATAGCACCGATAAGAGCACCGCTAAGGGGTGGTTTTTCCATAATTTGGTCAAAGTACCTACCCCCCCCCCTGAAAGAGGTTTCCCCTCGTCTGCCAAGTTGTGGTGGCTTGGGTGACAAACAACTTGGGTGAATTTGATTACCGTCGGTTAAGTTTAGACAAAGTTACAggtacttgaaaaattttaatatttgtctGAGACCTGTATATGAGCCATATTGCCTTTCTATAGTCTTGTGTCTCTTAGTGGGGGCTAGTATTTGTGTTGGAGACCTTGTGGTCTTGGCTAGAACTAGTTAACCTTAATCTGTTGTCGATTATCAGTATATATTAAGTTAGGATTCAGGGTCATTGTCTGTAGCGGTGGTCATAGTCGGCACCACAGCGGGATCAGTGGATCTAGCCAGTGGAAGTTTGTTGGGCTGGGCAGGGACCCCCCCCCCACCTGTTGTGCGAGGGGTGAGGGCCTCTGGGATAGGTGCCACCGCTGGTCGATGCCCATAGAATTATTGTTCCCAGGGCACAATTATTTGGGCCCTGGTAACCCTATCGAGAATGGCGAGCCGGTCGATTCTGATGATGCCATAGCGCAGATTCATGACTTGGCCTACCATTACGCGGAGTGTGCGGAGGACATCAGGTTATCGGACAGGGAGGCCATTGCTTCTTTCTTTAGTGACTGTGTGGAGAATCGTAATTGGCATAGTGCTGTTGGCTGTATGGGGATAGGAATCAAATACGTTGTTGAATCTTGTGTGGGAATACTCTATCCAAACGACGGACGAAGTGTGCCAAGAGCCCAATACATGCCGGTGGATGAAGAGGCCCAGCGAGAGAGTCTGGTTAGAGTGATGGAAGAAAGCGCAAGGTTAACTAGACGAAAGAATGGAAGTGAAGGTTCAGCTTTTGAAGCATTCGCGGAAATCGGTGAGCGACTCATTGCTAGCGCGGGTAGGACAGAGAAACAGAGAGAATATGAAATAGAGCAAATGCTAGATATTAGAGCAAGTCGACAGATATTACAGTGAACGACGATACCTGGCTGATCAAGCAGAGGATAGGATCAATCGCGGAAATGCTTTGATGGAAAAACAAAGAATAAAGGAAAGGGCAAAATCCATTCTTGAGGGAGAGAAGCTGAAGGCTCACTTAGAGCGATGTACCTCCAGCTCGGCGGTGCAGACAGACGAAAGAATGCCGGGAGCTTTCGTGATTGATACCGACAAGCTAAGGCTGTCGAAGACACAGGCGGCAAGAGCGATTCTCTATCTGCAGGAACAGACAAAGAGACTTAAGGAATATGAGAAGCAGAAGGCTCTGGACTCCATGAAGGCAAGGACAGGGGAAGAAGGTGCAGTGAGGATGACCAAGGATAGGCTAGAAATAAGACTTAGAGGTGGTGCCAATGAAGAGGAAGACGTGGTATTTGAGGATAATGCCTGTTCAAAAAGGAAAAGATCTGAGGACGAGGCTGAGCCTAATAAGCAGATTAAAACAGACCCGCTGGTGGACTTGATGGAAAGGATTGAAGGAATGTATAACTGGTTTGAGGAATCTGTAGCATTAAGAGGGCACAAGAAGAAAGTCGATCTGGACGTGGGTAGAACTATGATGGATGACCTGCGGCAAGCTGGTATGAGAATGGCTAAATCATCCAAAAGTGAAGGGTGTGAGGGCTCTGGGGATCTGCAGGCTTCCATTCGTAAAATTGTTCGAGAGGAGTTACAGGAGGCACTAAGAGGAGAGCTGGTGGAGCCAAGGCAGGGGGCTAGACAGACCTTTGCCGAGGCTGCTAGACAGCCGCGTTTGAATATTCCCAGAGCCCCCTCTCTGAAAAGAGTCCCGCCAACGCAGGAGAACATCATCCTGATTTACCCTGAGCGGG
This genomic interval carries:
- the LOC111044299 gene encoding protein-S-isoprenylcysteine O-methyltransferase, whose translation is MGHLWYLCFMAFFHYSEFLTIALTNPESLSISSFILNHSTEYKVAAVSSWIEFFFELWLYPGMKTFRYVSLFGLLMCLFGEGLRKLAMLTAKKNFNHIVQDEHKEGHSLVTTGVYSLFRHPSYVGWFYWSIGTQLILLNPFCIVAYTLASWKFFHDRVTIEEVTLLSFFGEAYIDYQKSVPTGLPFINGYILTDE
- the LOC120353288 gene encoding uncharacterized protein LOC120353288, whose protein sequence is MPIELLFPGHNYLGPGNPIENGEPVDSDDAIAQIHDLAYHYAECAEDIRLSDREAIASFFSDCVENRNWHSAVGCMGIGIKYVVESCVGILYPNDGRSVPRAQYMPVDEEAQRESLVRVMEESARLTRRKNGSEGSAFEAFAEIGERLIASAGRTEKQREYEIEQMLDIRASRQILQ